In Gymnogyps californianus isolate 813 chromosome 1, ASM1813914v2, whole genome shotgun sequence, the following are encoded in one genomic region:
- the PAX4 gene encoding paired box protein Pax-4, producing the protein MQHRGPSGVNQLGGLFVNGRPLPACKRKRIVELAACGVRTSDISRSLKVSNGCVSKILGHYYRTGAVEPKAIGGSKPRMATPEVVARIAQLKLEHPSLFAWEIRRQLRAEGICASNRTPSVSSINRVLRNLPSDLRLAAERAGATISPGTQHPPWGSASGRRLPLSTHHRNRTVFSSQQSEALEKEFQRGQYPDTVTRERLAAATQLPDTTIRVWFSNRRAKWRREAKQKLEAGSAGSWCDWILPRGVAVAAFGPPSTTAAGSAQHLSATPAGSLQPLRGHCHGHGHGHGHSHGLTTYAGTLAPLHLCASGPCAWDDACCAIARRCWQAPELRYRFSVPWYGDGTSAGRTARHS; encoded by the exons ATGCAACACCGAG GGCCCAGTGGCGTGAACCAGCTGGGGGGTCTCTTCGTGAacggccgccccctccccgcctgcAAGAGGAAGAGGATCGTCGAGCTGGCGGCATGCGGCGTCCGCACCTCGGACATCTCCCGCAGCCTCAAG GTGTCCAACGGCTGCGTCAGCAAGATCCTGGGCCACTACTACCGGACGGGGGCCGTGGAGCCCAAGGCTATTGGGGGCAGCAAGCCCCGCATGGCCACCCCCGAGGTGGTGGCCAGGATCGCCCAGCTGAAGCTGGAGCACCCTTCCCTCTTCGCCTGGGAGATCCGTCGGCAGCTGCGCGCCGAGGGCATCTGCGCCAGCAACAGGACCCCCAGT GTCTCCTCCATCAACCGGGTGCTGAGGAACCTGCCCAGCGACCTGCGGCTGGCGGCGGAGCGGG CCGGTGCCACCATCTCCCCAGGGACCCAGCACCCTCCGTGGGGCTCCGCGTCTGGCCGGCGGCTCCCGCTGAGCACCCATCACAGGAACAGGACGGTTTTCTCTAGCCAGCAGTCAGAGGCCCTGGAGAAAG AGTTTCAGAGGGGACAGTACCCAGACACCGTCACCCGGGAGAGACTGGCCGCGGCCACCCAGCTCCCTGACACAACCATCAGG gtCTGGTTCTCAAACCGAAGGGCGAAATGGAGGCGGGAGGCCAAGCAGAAGCTGGAGGCTGGCAGTGCAG GCTCCTGGTGCGACTGGATCCTGCCCCGTGGGGTGGCTGTGGCTGCTTTCGGCCCCCCCTCCACAACAGCCGCCGGCTCCGCACAG CACCTCTCAGCCACCCCCGCCGGCTCGCTGCAGCCCCTCCGTGGCCACTGCCACGGTCACGGCCACGGCCACGGTCACAGCCACGGCCTCACCACCTACGCTGGCACCCTGGCCCCGCTGCACCTCTGTGCCTCCGGCCCCTGCGCCTGGGATGATGCTTGTTGCG